AGGAACATTACACCACGTCAGCTGACGAGAGAACATTTGACTTACCGATACGGATGAGCTCAAGCCACCTGACTCCTTGTTGGCCTCTGGCAACCAGTGAGAAGCCAATCGTAGCGCCAACAATACAGTGTGTCCCAGAGATGGGGAGCCTAAGGAAGGAGGCAGCCAACTGCCACACAGCAGAACCTAATAAAGATATAAACCGATAACAGAGCCCGTTTCCCAGGTAACAACAATTATCGGTCCAACAAATGCTACTCACCAAACATGGCACTAATGGATCCAGCCATCAGCTCGGAGCCGTTGTAAATGCGCACATCAATGATGCCCTTGCGAATGGTCTCGCTCACTTTTGCTCCGAGGAGCACAGAGCCCAGGGTCTCAAAAATAGTGGCGAGAACGCACGCCTGTCTCAAGGTGACCACCCCAGAGCCGACAGCCGTGCCAAAGGAGTTGGCAACATCATTGGCACCCACAGAAAAGGCCAAGACGAAGGCAATGATGAAGCCGATTATCAGCAGCCACATGTATTCTGTAAGAGCGGTCGGAGGCGCCGCTCCCGTGGTGGCGAGGATCGTTGCAGTCGTTGATTCCATGATCTCAAACTAAAGAACGGTGGTttcacaatcttttttttaaaaaagaaatgcctGTCCTATAAGCTATctataatgtatttataaagAGCAGCAAGTAAAATGGAggtaatttgtaaaataaataagttGCTTCAATAGTATTTCTAATATTTAGTAGTGCAAACTCGCGTATTAATCCGGCAGCGACCAGAAAAGAAAAGGTATACAGTATGGATTTATTGCTATCCTGTAATTATACTAGCTCTAATACTCTTCCTTTCCTGCTGAGATATCACGCAGAGTAAACAGACAGCCATTGTGCAACCGTGTCTGCAGGTGAGCAGGGATAcatcctgaaaaaaaaacaaaaaaaacacaagacagaaaaaaaggcTTTATTAGCTTCTGCCCCCAATTCAGAGAttaaaaaattacaaaacacatttagatACAAGATCCTAATGGCAAATCAAATTCTTACAAGGGATAAAAGCACAGAAAAGTtaaggtttaaaaataaaagcataatttaAAATCCCAATGGGAAGCCATTTTTTGGGTGAATGTCGCAGATGGGAAACAAACTAGCAATTTTACCCAAATTGAACGCATTTTACGCGTGGCGCTACTTATTTTTAACAATTCGCTGCCATGTTTTTGTGCTGCAGCTGTTACGATCAACGCcgtaaagaaagaaacacaaagccgTCTCGCCCATAAATGGTCATTATTTCCTGCATACACCCACGTGTCGTCATCCATTCATAGAACGCGGCCCCCCGTTTGGCCCCACTGCTTCGCGGAAACGCAAAACATCGGTTTAGGGCGCGTTTTAACCAGCCTACACATGGACTAGGACGCAAAATAATCGATTTCCGAGCAGCATTTTGACGTCGTGACAATATTCGCAGTATATTGACGTGTATTTTCGTAAAGAAGGGGGGGACGCAACCGGATGCAACGCAATTTAAGACCTTGCGCAGCACAGATTCGCGTAAATGAGGATATTCCGTTCACCGAGGCGAGCGACACCATTAATAGCATCCCAACCTTGAAGATAAAACCGCTTACAAAgttcaaacaaaacaataaaacacaataaactTCAGTCCCCATGTTAACGAGCACGTAACAACAGGAGCGATTGTTTTGCTAGCCCCGCGTGCGCAGCAGAATGgtttactactactgctgctacagAATGGCTAACATTAGCACCGTGTCGGGTTCGTTTCACCTCGGGTAGCGGTGCAACCACAAAGTTGTGTTCCGCTTTTAAATTACATATTCAAGAGAAAATTAGGAATGATAAAAACTCACCGCTCTTTAAGGTTTTTAGTCCTGTGAAGAACAGCGCTCGCTAGCCAGTAAGCTAATTAGAGCGCGCACAAGGGGGATGCGATAATGAACACCGCAATTatctcctgggggggggagttaacGCGTTAAAAATAGAGCGAAGTACTGACGATAACGACGATCTAATTCGACTGGAGATAAAATCGTCTTTTCAGAAGCGGCGTCGTCTCGGTTTGAATGAGAGTCTCGAAGCCGTATGTGTAAAACTCGATCGTGCCGGTGGGCGCCGCGGGGCTTCCGTTTTTATTGGATACACCCTGGCGGAAGCCCCGCCCATTCACCAGCAtgtttgtatttctatttttttcctcataaaAACTATGACGCAGCCAGGTATAACTTACCTATATTTATTTTCGTCCTGTATTTCTGAAGAACTGGCTCTTTACTTGctgttttttcatttcatgaaacTGCTAAGCTTATATTGCTCAGTTACATAGGTGACTTATGTTTGATTAGGCCCAAGAAATCCATGATATGCTGAATGCAGAGTACAGTATAACActttctatttgttttgttaGTGGTTTTTACCAAAACATGTTAAGTGACACAGTAACTAACAGTGACAATTGACTGAATAACGCTGTAGTAACAACACGtataattgttttgtttctccCTATAGGCATTGTCTCTAAATTGCGAGCAATACTTTTGTGAATAAGGGCAAACATTTTCCCTCTACTGGACAATATTTAAGTTGTTCCATAATGCATAAATTATAAGAAAGAAAACCCTTCCCAAAGGAGTGTGTGGCAGACAATTTCTTttactgaaataaaatgcataaacaCAAGATCCTCACATTATAAATAAACccctgttttcttcttttcaggAACCAGAAATGTGACTTCCATTTGCCTCTTTTCATTTTACCCAATGATCACTGTTATCTGATGTATCTATAATGTTTAGGACttaatttgtgtatttgtttgtgacTCTGACCAAAGAATGAAGCTTGTGTTCATGAACAAGGTCGTAGAGAGATCTGGCAACAGCTCTTTATCTCCATGTAGTCAAACAACGCCATCTTGTGTATATTATCCTAATAAAATGTTTGGCTGTTAATAATCCCTTGGCTGCTTTTAAAGATATTTGTAAAAAAcgttacatgtttttttttaaacataaagaATGTTTTTTGTCCAATGACAGGAAGCCTACTTCATCCCTATTAGGTATAATTCCAGAATATATGAATATGCCCTTTCATTACTTCTAAAATTCAGTTTCAGTATCTTCTCTGAAACATATTTATCTTGCTACTTTGACTCTAATAAATGTCTATATTGCACTTACGTAAactgaataaaagacaagactTCCAAACTTGTGATGAAATAAATCACGACAGTAAAGGCCCACCTTTGGATTTtcaatgaacacacacatactttCCACTTTTAGTggatattataatataaatccTGCACATTGACAATTATTTTCCACTGAGATAACgaaaagaaagataaagaaatgaaaagcacaGAACAATCAAGAACGGAAATAAATAATGACAGTAAAGGCCCACCTTCGGATTTTCAATGAACAGATCAGATCTCAGCTAATCTCTGAACATAATCAAAGTGAAACAGGTGTACACTTGTTCTGgttgtgtcctttttttttttttgctttacaaTTCgtttgcagattttttttattgctatctttattgtatttttctcATCTCCTGCTGTCAGTAGACTGTTTTGTTTACACAAGGTTGTCTTTGCTGTTTACGGTTCACTTTTTcattcaataaagtttttttttcaatgggGGAAAGAAATCACTGAACAACTGGGTAGAGGCGTAAATCCGGTCAAACGCACATGCTGATACATTCGCGGCTCCATTGAAGACAAGCACTCGCCACGACCAATCAAATTTGTTATGAACGAACAGAAGACCAATTACCGGCCGCATTACAATTTGTAAGGCGGGGCTTCCGAGTGGGTGTGCGAAACACGGGATCAGGAGTAGGTCAAACTCGCTGTTGGGCTTTGACGAGCGCGTCCGCGTGAAGCACGAAAACCTGCGGCGGATAATTGCGTCTCAGTTGTAAGTAGATAATAATATGTGCTGTagttattttagttttattcaTTAATAACTTGATCATGGCGGTATCGACGAGTACTTCGTGTAAGATCAGCACATAGCTAGGAGATAGCAGTAGCTAACCGTGCTAACACATGCCACTTGCGCTTGTAAGGCTAACGACACGccatattaaaatgtgttttattgctcAAACATCCCCTTTGTCGTCTGTTTGAAGGTAAAGCATCGAGCGTCGACAGCGAAATACGCGAAGGAGCTTCGTTGTCCTTTTATTTACATCCGTAAGCTCCAGGGTCACGGTTACCATGCTCCACTCGGTTCCTCGCCGACCCATACGCGACATCGGTGTGAGTACAATAAGACTGCAGAGCCACAAATCATTCAGGCGGATTATCGACGAAGGCAAAGGGAAGCTTGACAGGGTGTCGTGGCTGGATCGGAGCATGGGCCTGCTGTTAGCCTGGCTCAAGAGGCGAAGCGCTGGAGTCGCGGAGACGTCTGGATGTGGCCAGAAGAGGAAGGGTCTGCTCTCCATATTTGCGGACCAATGCGGCTTCATAACGGGCCAGAGACTCAGACGTGCTTGTCAAATCGGAGAACTTTATTCGAACTTGTACTCCGAACGGACCAGGAGGACCCTGTTTGGGAACATATGGCGCAGATTTCAGAACAAACAGTCCCCCACCGGGAAGCTTTTTGCAGCCATGGCTGGTGTCTTCATGTGGGACAAGGAGAAGATTCAAGATGAGGAGATTCACAGGTTCGGTTTAtgtcttttaaaatgtgaattaccgaaaataaaaaaagtggcAACAAAACCAGAACGACACGTCAATTACCTAAACACGTGCAAGATCTGATTTTATATTAACTTGCCTGTAATATGTGATGTCTGATGAGCAATATTCTGTTGATTCTATTTCACGTTGAAGGTGTGGACTTGAGCTGGAGGCGCTAGAGGCTGTGAAATGCGTGAACGCGGCTCCGGGGACGGAGGCTGGACAGCTGAAGCCCGAATGGGAAGTTGTGATTGAGAAAAAGGATTTCAGAGTGTGGAAACGCCCTCTACCCAACAGCCACCTTTATGAATACAGAGGTCAGCCGGCTCACAATGTGACTGTAACTAGCTCTCTCAAACACGAATACGACACGTTTCGACTTTGCTGGATTGGTCTGAAGACTCTGCATTTTTTACTTGCAGTTTTGGGCTCCTATGATGATGTTACCCCAAGACAGTTCTTCAATGTACAGGTAACTTTAAATCTCACAAAGTGCTGAGTGTATATCCACCTATGATGCTTCTAAGACTGCTGCAATTTTCTAACGCTCTGAAGTCTAATCTGTTAAACTCAGGAAATCGTCATTAGTTGGGATCAGATTAGGAATCGTGGACACTCGATGTTTAGTTAAGAGTAAAACTCATCATAATTGGGATTTGAAcgatttttcatttatttatttttcctttttttaatggaaGTGTGTTTTGACTTTGAACACAGCTTCTCTTGTACGACTAACGTGTTTACGCTGTGTGAGTACGGCACAACGACGAATGCGCTATATTAAGCACCTCACCAATGGCTTGTTCCTGTCCCCTTTCCCCCAGTTGGATACGGAGTACCGGAAAAAGTGGGATTCTCTTGTCATCAAGCTTGAAGTGGTGGACAGGGATGCCAGTACACACTCTGAAATTGTGCACTGGGCCACACATTTTCCTGTGAGTTTCTGCCATGTGCTGTTTtgcctgcagggaggggggtaTTTGTTCTATGTAATGTGTCTACACGGCATTGTTTCATTTCTCacttcataaaaaaaactattttcgtGGCCCATCATTTGACCAAGAAAAGCTAATTTCTTGGTCATAGTATATTAATCACTATGTTTTAGATCATCATCTCTTATTTATTCTCTTCTGCTCACAGTATCCCATGTACTCGAGGGACTATGTGTATGTTCGCCGCTATGATGTTGACGTAGACAACAATTTGATGGTCCTAGTATCCAGGTGggcataaaaacaataattctGGAGTCATATTTTGGGGGTTTTCACAAATAAATGCTGAAcctgtttgtctttttgctcTCACTGATGCACAGAGCTGTGCAGCATCCCAGAGTCCCAGAGATTCAGGAGTTTGTGAGAGTTCAATCGTACCAGTCAAAGATGGTCATCCGCCCTCACAGGTCATTTGATGAGGTTTGCAGTCATTGGTTTGCTCTAAACATCCAGAGTTCTGTGTTTCGTGTCCGCTGAGTTTTCCCTTGGTGTGTCTCCCTTAACAGAATGGATTTGATTACCTGCTGACCTACAGTGACAACCCCCAGACCGCCTTCCCTCGTTACTGTGTGAGCTGGATGGTGTCAAGTGGTGAGCTCTTTTCACTGGTTGGGGCGGGTTAGGGCCACATAGAAAAGTATAATATGTCATCGAAAGATCCAAAGATGTTTAATTTCCAATCACATACAGCAAATCCTTGTGTTAGCAAGTAGCAAATGTGGACATTTGCTTGCGGACATATTCAGATTCTCGTGTATTCTTATATTAAGTAAATTCGTTTTTCCTCAAGCCCTCATTGTATTTCCTCTTGCACATGGCAGGCATGCCTGCATTTCTGGATAAGCTGCATAATGCTGCTCTGAGGGCCAAGAACTTGGAAGTTGGGATCCACGATTATGCAGGTGTCATAAAATCCGCTGAAAACAGACGCCAGCCGAGCCAGGAGCGGCTGAGTGGAGAAAACCCTCACGCAGGTGATCCTGGACCGATCTATGCTTGAGATGGATGTTTAAGAGAACCCAATTGAAGCCTCCAGCCAATGGTTTTGACATAGTGGTTGAGCTGCAAGTGGATTACAATCTACTCTGGCAGTTTGTCCGTCCATGATTGTGAAGTTCATGTATGAAGTGCGACAAAACAAATTGGGACGTATTGGGAGAAGGTATTGCTGTCAATTAGAGAGATAAAAAGTTCCCAGTGATATTGTTGGCATTCACTTTGCATTGGTATTGGTAATCATTGATTTGCGAACATTAGCTAAGACGGAGGACTAATTTGTAATCGTACACTCTCATTGGTCAAAGCACTGTTTCTACCatctaaatgttttatttcctgtattacAGTTTTTCATCATCAAATATTACTGTCTGGGGTGTAATCGCAGCGAGACATTGAGGAAGTTAATGCCTCATACAATCATATCCATTATTCCTGCACTGACAAATGACGAATCCGATCATCTGCAAAGACAACTCTCTTACTGCGTTTCTTAATTTCATTTATAATTACTGGATTGTAATTACTCTTTGCCTGCATTGAGTTCGATCATCAAATTACTAAATGTGAGGGGGAAATATttccacaaaatgaaaatggaagaATTATTTGTAAACCAGTCCTTCAGCTTTTAGGGCATAGTGTCTTAGAATGACCAAATAAATCCTCGGATGCACTTCGGGGGAGTTTTTCTAGCTGGGTATCCTGTAGAGGCATTTTAGGTAAAGCGGTGCCCCTCCTGGAGAAACGGATTCGTGCCATGTCAAAATCCATTTACATTTTGTAAGAAACAAAGGTGTCCTCTTTTACTTTAGTTTATTATGGCGTTTACACCGACTGAAGTTTGTACCGTTAGATTTATGCCTGTTTGTTGTGCAGAACATGGACATGTTGCATAGCTTGTACATTCAAAAGGTTTTACTACTGGAAACTCCTGTTCTCAATCGTGTAACGGGCTTTGTAACGTGTTAACCCTTTGCGTTTTGTTATGGCTTTAGTTTTTATGAATACTCAGAATCCATtcatttgttggttttttttagtTAACTGTTTGCAGGGCGTATTATGGATGTGCAAAGAGCGCCGAAGACTGTTTGTCCTAATAAACGACACCATCTTGGGTCTGACAATGACGCCAATGTCCTTGTATTAATGTTTTAACATCGCAAAGAATGAGCTGCAGTAATTGTCAAAATGGCGCAGTACAGTTTGATCCACATAACTGGAAATGTTTCTTCCTGTGTATCGAGTGTTAAGCTGGCCCCATCGTCAAATGTGTGTATCCAACGTCCTGGAGTGAAGTGTTTCctgctgtttaatttaaaatgcagcATTGAAAGGAAAGTGAAAAGCTTGCTTTTGATttttaacccttgtgtggtcAGAATGACTTCATTAAAGAACTCAGAACACTTGTAAGCATTATGCAACACTGCCTAATGTCGAGTTTGTGAACGTACCGTTTCAGTGCTGCTGCAGTGTCGCACTGTGCTCGCTTCGTTGTCTGCAGGCGGTGCAGCTAGGCTACTGAATTGCTTTAGGAGTGGCTAAATTACTGTGTGGAGACGACCTTATGCATTTATTAACCTGTATTTTCAAGAGGGATTGACGTAGCGGAtcaaataaatctaaatgtgaATCGTAGTTGTCTGGGTTGTGTTTCTGGTTTTGACCTTCTTTCGGTGGAGGGTGGGGTGATTAACACTGTGTGCTAAGCAGACGCCGCGGGATGGACTAATGGGATGATGTGGAAGCCCCGTCTGTACGCGAGGTCGGCGACGGCAGAGAGGCTCCGCCTTCACTCTGCTCAGCTGTGATCGCCTTAGAACAAAACTATGCAGCAAAACCACATGAGAATTCTGGTCATTATCTACTAGACACCACAGTACGGAGCTTCAGAAAGTAATACGTACAAATATCAACATGCATTCCCACTTTaggaaatatgaaatatattaactcattgagtgccagccattttctgCCCCAGCTTTCGCtcatttttcctgattttttaAGCCCCACAGGATAttctctgagcgcttttctatTTGTTCCTAatgttgatgtgtttttttactAACTTTCATCATTTCTGACCTTCGCCAAGGAGTTTGTCCATTTTCTTGTCGGCAATAATTATGCATAATGTACTGCATTGATTTCCATGAAACTCAGCCGTAGGGTGGGTCTTGGGCCAGAAAGACTAAATTGAGTTTTGGTATTGATCCAGGTTATAGGATCAGATCCAggatttttctttgcttttcgtTTAACTTTTAGAATTGTGACTTTTGAATTAAAATCAGGAATGTTTAGTAGTTTAGTATCCATGAGACATTAGTTGGTACAATTCGGTGCTGATCACTATAAAGACATCTTGACCAATCagtttaaaatatgtttttattggGGCATTGTCTGTCCTAAAATTATAATAAGACTCTGAGTTTGATTTGGAACAAgtcttaattaaattaaaggcGATTGCTGGTCCTTGGCGGAGGCATACGTCCCATTGAGTGCCATACTAATTTGTTTGTCTATGCTAGCAGAGTTGCCCAAAAACTATTAAAACCATGTGAAAGGGTGGGCGGGACACTTTCcatggaaataaatcaaatttcTGGCAATGATCCAGACAAAGGGACGGTCAAGCTATTAAAAATACGTGATCTGTGATTCTTGATGTCCAATTCTAGGGACAGGTTTTCACGGTCAAGGAGTTACATTATGAGGGTCAGTCCTGGGACTGTTACTTCTTGGTGTGATGACACAATGGGGAACGGCGATGAGCTGCACATTTGCACTCACCGACTGCAGCAGCTTACTCAATCAGGTGTGTACACAAAATGCTTGCTCAGAATTTAGATACAGTAGATTTTCCAGAGTCTGCATTGAGATATTAGTCTAGTATTTTAGCtgtatgatctgtaattaatacAAAAATGATCAACATTCAAGCGCTGATTTCGGTTTCCTTTGTCGGCGATGCTATTCTTGATCTCTGATTTATTATGTTGCGTCTTAGTCGCATGCAGTAATTCCTCTTCAGGCTTCTTCAGGGAAGACATTGTGACATGACAGCAGGAAACGCACAGGTGCTAAATGATCATATGAAAACCGGCTGGATTCCATTTAGCCGCTTTAATTCAAGGTGTCGAATGTCACACAAATAATGTCATTGGTAACACTTGTGCAGAGATATTGTTTTAATTAAGTGTATTTAATCAATTGTACCTCATGTACTTAGTGCATCACAACAACACGAGGCTCTTATCGTAGCTCGTTGCTGTGATGGTGGTTCTAAcagtgattttgtgttttattatataaCACAAGTGGACGAGTCATAAAAGAGAGGCCTAATATGGACTTTGAAATGTAATGTTGAAATACTCTTCTCCTGATTTGAGCTGAAAACCATTCAGAAGCTAAATTTGTATAATTTTATGATCATTTCCAGAAGATGAACTGAGAACATTGCCGTGGATGTGACGGGCTGTGATTTACAGATCACTGATGTGTCCAGAGTCTGCAGTCACACAGAATGACCTCTACCGTCTGAAATGATTCACTGGAGGTAAAAGTCACTCAGCACTTTAAGTAATTGGTTGTTTCCATAAATCTGCCATTCTGACACCAACCAGGTTGTTCAAAATGACTCTATTATCTCTGTTCATGCTGTGAAACTCATCATCAAAGATACCACCAAAAGAACACACAGGATATTTACATCATATTTATTGGTTATAATCTTCAAGTACATCATAAGATAAAGAAACAGGAATGAGAAAATACAGACACAATTCGAGCCTATTGAAAATGACCTCATTGATCCTTTTGTAAATCTCTACCCTAATATTTATGCTTTATTGCCCTATTTTTGCTTCATCcacatttctaaatgttttaaatgtgcaaCAGCATTGCTGACCAGAGGAGGAAAATTAAtttttgt
The nucleotide sequence above comes from Brachionichthys hirsutus isolate HB-005 chromosome 19, CSIRO-AGI_Bhir_v1, whole genome shotgun sequence. Encoded proteins:
- the stard7 gene encoding stAR-related lipid transfer protein 7, mitochondrial; this translates as MLHSVPRRPIRDIGVSTIRLQSHKSFRRIIDEGKGKLDRVSWLDRSMGLLLAWLKRRSAGVAETSGCGQKRKGLLSIFADQCGFITGQRLRRACQIGELYSNLYSERTRRTLFGNIWRRFQNKQSPTGKLFAAMAGVFMWDKEKIQDEEIHRCGLELEALEAVKCVNAAPGTEAGQLKPEWEVVIEKKDFRVWKRPLPNSHLYEYRVLGSYDDVTPRQFFNVQLDTEYRKKWDSLVIKLEVVDRDASTHSEIVHWATHFPYPMYSRDYVYVRRYDVDVDNNLMVLVSRAVQHPRVPEIQEFVRVQSYQSKMVIRPHRSFDENGFDYLLTYSDNPQTAFPRYCVSWMVSSGMPAFLDKLHNAALRAKNLEVGIHDYAGVIKSAENRRQPSQERLSGENPHAGDPGPIYA